One window of Thermoanaerobacter uzonensis DSM 18761 genomic DNA carries:
- a CDS encoding cobalamin-dependent protein (Presence of a B(12) (cobalamin)-binding domain implies dependence on cobalamin itself, in one of its several forms, or in some unusual lineages, dependence on a cobalamin-like analog.) → MKKLIVAAAIGNCVHVAGVYNFLRFAEQQGYETVFLGPAVPIKKLIEAVKEHKPEIVGVSFRLTPSALEKLLEELKREIEFNNLKDIKWVFGGTEPNAEVARRSGIFAAVFDGKNGDEATINFLRGGSTNHRQRVFADTLIGRIEDKFPYPIIRHHFGLPSLEDTIEGVKKIAEAEILDVISLAPDQNAQEHFFDKKYDKALDGAGGVPIRKEEDLLRIYEASRRGNYPLLRCYSGTNDVFKMAEMLLRTIHNAWAAIPLSWYNVLDGRGPRDVNTSIRENQQLMKWHAERGVPVEVNEPHHWSLRDAHDVIGVTMAYLAAYNAKKMGVRDYVAQFMFNVPASISPKMDLAKMLAKIELIEELQDENFRVIRQARAGLASFPTDLLEAKGQLASSAYLSMAIRPHIYHVVGYCEAHHAATPEDIIESVKIVKAVIKNSMFGMPDLTQDKEVIQRKEQLKKETRVLLEAIKSLAPHSPDPLSDPDVLALAIKIGLLDAPHLKGNKYAKGALQTKVIDGACYAYDYEKHRIIPEKERVEKILREYGKSTIEV, encoded by the coding sequence ATGAAAAAGTTAATTGTAGCGGCAGCGATAGGCAATTGCGTCCATGTAGCAGGTGTGTATAATTTTTTGAGATTTGCAGAACAGCAAGGTTATGAGACTGTATTTTTAGGCCCTGCAGTTCCTATTAAAAAATTGATTGAAGCTGTTAAAGAACATAAGCCAGAGATTGTAGGAGTAAGCTTTAGACTAACTCCGTCAGCTCTTGAAAAACTTTTAGAAGAACTTAAAAGAGAAATAGAATTTAACAATTTAAAAGATATAAAATGGGTGTTTGGTGGTACAGAACCTAATGCAGAAGTAGCGAGAAGGTCGGGAATATTTGCAGCAGTTTTTGATGGTAAAAATGGCGATGAAGCTACAATTAATTTTTTAAGAGGAGGAAGTACAAATCATAGACAGCGGGTTTTTGCTGATACACTAATAGGAAGAATAGAGGACAAATTCCCCTATCCTATCATAAGACACCACTTTGGGCTTCCTTCATTGGAAGATACTATAGAAGGTGTTAAGAAGATAGCAGAGGCAGAAATTTTAGATGTAATTTCTCTTGCCCCAGACCAAAATGCACAAGAACACTTCTTTGATAAAAAATATGACAAAGCTTTAGATGGAGCAGGCGGTGTCCCTATAAGAAAGGAAGAAGACTTATTAAGGATATATGAGGCTTCAAGAAGAGGTAATTATCCTCTTTTAAGGTGCTATAGTGGCACAAATGACGTATTTAAGATGGCAGAAATGCTTTTAAGAACGATCCACAATGCGTGGGCAGCAATACCACTTAGCTGGTACAATGTTCTCGATGGAAGAGGTCCAAGAGATGTTAATACTTCAATCAGAGAAAATCAACAATTGATGAAATGGCACGCCGAAAGGGGTGTACCAGTGGAGGTAAATGAGCCACACCATTGGAGCTTGAGGGATGCTCATGATGTAATTGGGGTAACAATGGCATATCTTGCGGCATATAATGCAAAGAAAATGGGTGTTAGAGACTATGTAGCTCAGTTTATGTTTAACGTGCCTGCTTCTATTTCACCAAAAATGGATTTGGCAAAGATGTTGGCTAAGATAGAGCTAATAGAAGAATTGCAAGATGAAAATTTCAGAGTTATAAGGCAAGCAAGAGCAGGACTTGCAAGTTTTCCAACTGACCTTTTAGAGGCTAAAGGCCAATTGGCTTCTAGTGCTTATCTCTCTATGGCTATAAGACCTCATATATATCACGTAGTGGGATATTGTGAAGCTCATCATGCTGCAACGCCAGAAGATATAATTGAAAGCGTTAAAATAGTAAAAGCCGTGATAAAAAACTCTATGTTTGGAATGCCTGATTTGACTCAGGATAAAGAAGTAATTCAAAGAAAAGAACAGTTAAAGAAAGAGACAAGGGTTTTATTGGAAGCGATAAAGAGCTTGGCACCTCACAGTCCTGATCCACTTTCTGATCCAGACGTATTAGCATTGGCTATAAAGATTGGTCTATTAGATGCACCTCATCTCAAAGGTAACAAATACGCTAAAGGAGCACTACAAACCAAAGTTATAGATGGGGCATGCTATGCTTATGACTATGAAAAACACAGAATAATACCTGAAAAAGAAAGGGTAGAAAAGATTTTACGTGAATATGGAAAATCAACTATAGAAGTGTGA
- the asnB gene encoding asparagine synthase B produces the protein MCGLAGIIGTGDKSKVQRMLEKIRHRGPDESGIFADENITLGHNRLTIIDLYHGRQPIKNEDGRYWLIYNGEIYNYQLLHKELKNHIFYTDTDSEVIVHLYEELGKNCVNYIDGMFALAIYDSEKKTIFIARDPLGIKPLYYGKTKEGYFAFASEIKALQEVTDDINEFPNGYIYTTGNGFERYYSIPQDPMHFADVDNIINGLRLRLEDSVRKRLIADVPVGVFLSGGLDSSLIAAIAAKYKNPLHSFAVGVEGSNDLKNARVVADYVGTIHHEFIYTEEDIKKVLPKVIYHLESCDPALVRSAVATYFVSKLASNYVKVILSGEGADELFSGYHYLKNYTNPWELQSELKYITRNLHNTNLQRVDRMTMAHSIEGRVPFLDLEVLRYAFKIIPSFKINGREKTEKWILRKLAENYLPESIVWRRKEKFSIGTGTSEILNKIAESEISDAEYLKNRFLPNGFEIKSKEELYYFKILKRFFNVDSFIKDMGRSRSLNDNQIYA, from the coding sequence ATGTGTGGATTAGCAGGAATTATAGGAACTGGTGATAAGAGCAAAGTACAAAGGATGCTTGAGAAAATACGACATCGTGGCCCGGATGAGTCAGGTATTTTTGCAGACGAAAATATTACATTAGGCCATAATAGGTTGACAATAATTGACCTTTATCATGGACGGCAACCTATAAAAAACGAAGATGGCAGATATTGGCTTATTTATAATGGAGAAATTTACAATTACCAATTATTGCATAAAGAGTTAAAAAATCATATTTTCTACACAGATACTGATAGTGAAGTAATAGTTCATTTGTATGAAGAACTAGGTAAAAATTGTGTTAACTATATTGATGGAATGTTTGCTTTAGCTATTTATGACTCTGAAAAAAAGACCATATTTATTGCTCGCGATCCCTTAGGAATAAAGCCATTGTATTATGGTAAAACAAAAGAAGGCTATTTTGCCTTTGCTTCAGAGATCAAAGCACTTCAGGAAGTAACTGATGATATAAATGAATTTCCTAATGGATATATTTATACAACTGGAAACGGATTTGAGAGATATTATTCAATTCCGCAGGATCCGATGCATTTTGCAGATGTTGATAATATTATTAATGGATTAAGGCTTAGATTAGAGGATTCAGTAAGAAAAAGGTTGATTGCTGATGTGCCTGTTGGAGTATTTTTAAGTGGTGGATTGGATAGTAGCCTTATAGCAGCAATAGCAGCAAAATACAAAAATCCCCTTCACTCATTTGCAGTAGGTGTTGAAGGAAGTAATGACTTAAAGAATGCCAGAGTTGTTGCTGATTATGTAGGTACGATTCACCATGAATTTATTTATACAGAGGAGGACATAAAAAAAGTTTTGCCCAAAGTTATATATCATCTTGAATCCTGTGATCCAGCCTTAGTCAGAAGTGCTGTTGCAACATATTTTGTATCAAAACTTGCAAGCAATTACGTAAAAGTTATCCTTTCGGGAGAAGGTGCTGATGAGTTATTTAGCGGATACCATTACCTTAAAAATTATACAAATCCTTGGGAATTACAATCTGAATTAAAATATATAACTCGAAATTTGCATAATACAAATCTTCAAAGAGTTGACAGAATGACAATGGCACATTCCATTGAGGGACGTGTACCATTTTTAGATTTAGAAGTATTACGGTATGCATTTAAAATAATACCATCCTTTAAAATTAACGGCCGAGAAAAAACTGAAAAGTGGATACTTAGAAAGCTTGCAGAAAATTATTTACCAGAATCAATTGTATGGAGAAGAAAAGAAAAATTTTCAATAGGAACTGGTACATCTGAAATATTAAATAAAATAGCCGAATCAGAAATTAGTGATGCAGAGTACCTAAAAAATAGATTTCTACCTAACGGTTTTGAAATAAAGTCTAAAGAAGAGTTGTATTATTTTAAAATTTTAAAAAGATTTTTTAATGTTGATTCCTTTATAAAGGACATGGGAAGAAGTAGGAGTCTCAATGACAACCAAATATATGCATAA
- a CDS encoding D-alanyl-D-alanine carboxypeptidase family protein, with protein MKKILIFLIVLFIVIGQITPIYAITQKPEIVGPTAVLMDFTTGQVLYDKNMHKRMYPASTTKILTAIIAIERGNLNDIVTASDNVTKIDGNSIYLSPGEKLTLEQLLYAIMLESANDAAIAIAEYIGGSVENFAKIMNEKAKEIGAHDSHFVNPNGLPDENHYSTPYDMALIARYAMQNPEFRKIVTTIHYQIPPTNKFEKVRDLWLSNRLIKPSSFHYEGADGVKTGYTVAAGQVLVASATRNGHRLISVIMGDQGTNIWTDTIKLLDYGFQNFTLVKKTEKGEVVTYIDLGKSHFKLPLIAKEDFYYEVPKGQENSIEAQIILNKNIKAPINKGETLGYIKYTLNEKEIGTNPLIAAESVYKNFWGNYYKDVQSSEVKNTMYTNPVRFITGTAILGIAFILWRRRKIRNRKKYIFSKY; from the coding sequence ATGAAAAAAATATTGATATTTTTAATTGTACTATTCATTGTAATAGGTCAAATTACTCCTATCTATGCTATTACACAAAAGCCAGAAATAGTTGGTCCAACTGCAGTATTAATGGATTTTACTACTGGCCAAGTGTTATATGATAAAAATATGCACAAAAGAATGTACCCTGCCAGTACAACCAAGATTCTTACTGCAATTATTGCCATCGAAAGAGGAAACTTAAATGATATCGTAACTGCAAGCGATAATGTTACAAAAATAGACGGAAATTCTATCTATCTTTCTCCCGGTGAAAAGCTCACTTTAGAGCAGTTACTCTATGCTATTATGCTAGAATCAGCTAATGATGCTGCCATCGCCATCGCTGAATATATTGGGGGAAGTGTAGAAAATTTTGCTAAAATAATGAATGAAAAAGCTAAGGAAATTGGGGCTCATGATAGTCATTTTGTAAATCCAAATGGTCTCCCTGATGAAAATCATTATTCCACCCCTTACGATATGGCATTAATAGCAAGGTATGCAATGCAAAACCCTGAATTTAGAAAAATAGTAACTACAATACATTATCAAATTCCCCCTACTAATAAGTTTGAGAAAGTAAGAGACCTATGGTTAAGCAATCGCTTAATTAAACCTTCGAGCTTTCACTATGAAGGCGCTGATGGAGTAAAAACGGGATACACGGTTGCAGCAGGTCAAGTTTTAGTAGCTTCTGCAACAAGAAATGGACATAGACTTATATCCGTCATAATGGGAGACCAAGGAACAAATATCTGGACAGATACTATAAAGCTTTTAGACTACGGATTTCAAAACTTTACTTTAGTGAAAAAAACAGAAAAAGGTGAGGTAGTAACATATATCGACTTAGGAAAATCTCACTTTAAACTTCCTCTTATAGCGAAAGAAGACTTTTATTATGAAGTCCCCAAAGGGCAAGAAAATTCTATAGAAGCTCAAATAATATTAAATAAAAACATAAAAGCGCCAATAAATAAAGGAGAAACATTAGGATACATTAAATACACTTTAAATGAAAAGGAAATAGGTACCAATCCTCTTATTGCAGCCGAATCTGTTTATAAAAACTTTTGGGGAAATTATTATAAAGATGTACAATCTTCTGAGGTAAAAAATACAATGTATACTAACCCTGTAAGATTCATTACTGGAACAGCAATTTTAGGAATAGCTTTTATCCTTTGGAGAAGGCGGAAAATTAGAAATAGAAAGAAATATATTTTTTCAAAATATTGA
- a CDS encoding helix-hairpin-helix domain-containing protein, translating into MPYFSKKQQYAIVVILCFILAFSGYIIYKNYKLKNEFVVNASNESVSMERIVKNEENKEKPLEIKVYVTGLVKNPGVYTMKEGERIIDAINKAGGPLEEADLTNINLAQKVKDEQMIRVPKKGETNNISPTSAIQKNEKININTATKEELQTLPGIGPVTAERIIEFRESKGSFKKIEDIMNVPRIGPKMFEQIKDKITVD; encoded by the coding sequence ATGCCTTATTTTTCAAAAAAACAGCAATATGCTATAGTTGTTATATTATGCTTTATATTGGCATTTTCAGGATATATAATTTACAAAAATTATAAATTAAAAAATGAATTTGTCGTCAATGCAAGCAATGAGAGTGTGTCAATGGAAAGAATTGTAAAAAATGAAGAGAACAAAGAAAAGCCTTTGGAAATAAAAGTATATGTGACAGGATTAGTAAAAAATCCAGGAGTTTACACTATGAAAGAAGGAGAAAGGATTATAGATGCTATAAATAAAGCAGGAGGACCTTTGGAAGAAGCAGACCTCACAAATATAAATCTCGCGCAGAAAGTTAAGGATGAACAAATGATAAGAGTTCCAAAAAAGGGTGAAACAAATAATATTTCTCCTACTAGTGCAATACAAAAAAATGAAAAAATAAATATAAATACTGCGACTAAAGAAGAATTGCAAACTTTGCCAGGAATAGGACCTGTGACGGCTGAAAGGATAATTGAATTTAGAGAAAGTAAAGGCTCCTTTAAAAAAATTGAAGACATAATGAATGTTCCTAGAATAGGTCCTAAAATGTTTGAACAGATAAAAGACAAGATTACTGTGGACTAA
- a CDS encoding coiled-coil domain-containing protein, with product MKKLIAIIIGIIFLFNFILVPAQNDTSSDFDKAKQEEQKLVLELLNLEVERLKTQKSLDDLTIEIENLTVAIQEKYKEIQMVDKDIENEKEIVKTWFRFLYMDGTNAILSLLLMSQNSSELLHRLIYIDIVTNYFYNKLENLNKLVKYKREEENRLTSQRLQLIEKQKEQIELLKKIDELRLAKSQMLDEIKKKIADYQKIFAMADNLGKMFPSLDYLLSHLSQFPWDTLEYKDLSFSFFNVSASFTDVDVTKMIRSYSDKLKDLTVSFSKEGFEIKDDDLYTLKGNFVIEDNKIKLLINSLNIGDIKISGQLLQKILYGYDTTINIKIPVEGFKLKKVEAEEGYVKFTLEK from the coding sequence ATGAAAAAGTTAATAGCTATTATAATTGGGATTATATTTTTATTTAATTTTATACTAGTACCAGCGCAAAATGATACTTCTTCGGATTTTGATAAGGCGAAGCAGGAGGAACAAAAACTTGTATTAGAGCTATTAAATCTTGAGGTAGAAAGGCTTAAAACTCAAAAATCTTTGGACGATTTAACAATAGAGATTGAAAATTTAACTGTAGCTATTCAGGAAAAATATAAAGAAATACAAATGGTAGATAAAGACATAGAAAATGAAAAAGAGATAGTAAAGACTTGGTTTAGGTTTTTGTATATGGATGGGACAAATGCCATATTATCACTTCTACTTATGTCACAAAATTCTAGTGAATTATTGCATAGGCTTATTTACATAGACATTGTAACCAATTATTTTTACAATAAACTAGAAAATTTAAATAAGCTTGTAAAATATAAAAGAGAAGAGGAAAATAGATTAACCTCTCAAAGATTGCAGCTTATAGAAAAACAAAAAGAACAAATAGAATTGCTAAAAAAAATAGATGAATTAAGGTTAGCTAAAAGCCAAATGTTAGACGAAATAAAAAAGAAAATCGCAGATTATCAAAAGATATTTGCAATGGCTGATAATTTGGGCAAAATGTTTCCTTCTTTAGATTATTTATTAAGCCACCTTTCTCAATTTCCATGGGATACTTTGGAGTATAAGGATTTGAGTTTTTCCTTTTTTAACGTATCAGCTTCTTTTACTGATGTTGATGTAACAAAGATGATACGCTCTTATAGTGATAAGTTAAAAGATCTAACAGTATCTTTTAGTAAAGAAGGTTTTGAAATAAAAGATGATGATTTATACACTTTAAAAGGTAATTTTGTGATAGAAGATAACAAAATTAAATTGTTAATAAATTCTCTAAATATAGGGGATATAAAAATTAGTGGTCAGTTGCTTCAAAAAATTCTTTATGGCTATGACACGACTATAAACATTAAAATTCCTGTTGAAGGATTTAAATTAAAAAAGGTGGAGGCAGAAGAAGGCTATGTAAAGTTTACTTTAGAAAAATAG
- a CDS encoding phosphatidylglycerophosphatase A family protein: MKDIAINLLEERGVTLEDMAVLVLDLQKKYYDDLTIEECIENLHHVLEKREVQNAILTGIALDKLAEKDLLEEPLLSILKRDEPLYGIDEILALSITNVYGSIGLTNFGYLDKVKPGIIGKLNEDKEKKCNTFIDDLVAAIIAAACARIAHSKKEVL; encoded by the coding sequence ATGAAAGATATTGCTATAAACCTTTTAGAAGAAAGAGGAGTTACATTAGAAGATATGGCAGTATTAGTATTAGACTTGCAAAAAAAATATTACGATGATTTAACAATAGAGGAATGCATAGAAAATTTACATCATGTACTTGAGAAAAGGGAAGTTCAAAATGCAATCTTGACAGGAATCGCTTTAGACAAACTAGCAGAAAAAGACCTATTAGAAGAACCTCTTTTGTCCATTTTAAAAAGAGATGAACCCTTATATGGCATTGATGAAATTTTAGCCTTAAGCATTACAAATGTTTATGGTTCTATAGGTCTTACTAATTTTGGATATCTTGATAAAGTAAAACCCGGCATAATAGGAAAACTTAATGAAGATAAAGAAAAAAAGTGTAATACCTTTATTGATGACCTAGTAGCTGCAATAATCGCCGCAGCTTGTGCTAGAATTGCCCATTCTAAAAAAGAAGTTTTATAA
- the gltX gene encoding glutamate--tRNA ligase: protein MSEVRARFAPSPTGSLHIGGARTALFNWLFARHNGGKFILRVDDTDLERSTEESMKGILDGLRWLGIDWDEGPIYQSQRIEEYRKFANKLLEEGKAYYCFCTKEELEEMRKQAEREGRPPMYTGKCRNLTKEQIVEYLRQGRKPVIRLKVPQQGKTVVHDIIRGDVEFDNSTFDDFIIMKSDNMPTYNFATVVDDYQMGITHVIRAEEHLSNTPKQILIYEALGLGIPQFAHVSMVLAPDRSKLSKRHGATSVQEFRDQGYLPEAIINYITLLGWMPKNGEEIFDVSKSIKEFTLERVSKNPAVYDVQKLTWINGHYIRNYDLDKLTEAVIPFLKAKNLIREDFDYDYIKKIVSAVREREKTLVDIADAMSYYFTEVNEYEEKGVKKYFTKEKVVDILRKAVVTLKEVEPFNKFTTEESYRKLVEELQISSGELFHPTRLAISGRTFGPGLFDIMELLGKETTIERIEKAIDFIEKMKK, encoded by the coding sequence ATGAGTGAAGTAAGAGCAAGATTTGCTCCAAGTCCTACAGGGAGTTTACATATAGGTGGTGCCAGAACTGCTCTCTTTAATTGGCTTTTTGCAAGGCACAATGGAGGAAAATTTATTTTAAGGGTTGATGATACTGATTTAGAAAGGTCAACAGAAGAATCCATGAAAGGAATACTTGATGGACTTCGGTGGTTAGGTATTGATTGGGATGAAGGACCTATCTACCAATCGCAAAGGATAGAAGAATATAGAAAATTTGCAAATAAATTATTAGAGGAAGGAAAGGCTTACTACTGTTTTTGCACAAAAGAAGAGTTAGAAGAAATGAGAAAGCAGGCAGAAAGAGAAGGCAGACCTCCAATGTATACGGGGAAATGTAGAAATTTGACTAAAGAGCAAATAGTGGAGTATTTAAGGCAGGGGAGAAAACCTGTAATAAGATTAAAAGTACCTCAACAAGGGAAGACAGTGGTTCACGACATAATAAGAGGGGATGTAGAGTTTGATAATTCCACCTTTGATGACTTTATAATTATGAAATCAGATAACATGCCTACTTATAACTTCGCTACTGTGGTAGATGATTACCAAATGGGGATAACTCATGTCATCCGGGCAGAGGAACATTTGTCAAATACTCCAAAGCAAATACTAATTTATGAAGCTTTAGGATTAGGAATTCCTCAATTTGCTCATGTGTCTATGGTTTTAGCTCCTGATAGGAGTAAACTTAGTAAAAGACATGGAGCGACTTCTGTGCAGGAGTTTAGAGACCAGGGGTATCTTCCTGAAGCAATTATAAATTATATAACCTTGCTGGGATGGATGCCAAAAAATGGGGAAGAAATTTTTGATGTGTCAAAAAGCATAAAAGAATTTACTTTGGAAAGGGTATCAAAAAATCCAGCTGTTTACGATGTACAAAAGCTGACTTGGATAAACGGCCATTACATAAGGAATTATGATCTAGATAAATTAACTGAAGCAGTTATCCCATTTTTGAAAGCTAAAAACTTAATTAGGGAGGATTTCGATTATGATTATATCAAAAAAATAGTAAGTGCAGTAAGAGAAAGGGAAAAAACTCTTGTGGATATAGCTGATGCAATGAGTTATTATTTTACAGAAGTTAATGAATATGAGGAAAAAGGAGTTAAAAAGTATTTTACTAAAGAAAAAGTTGTGGATATCCTAAGAAAAGCAGTAGTGACTTTAAAAGAAGTCGAGCCTTTTAATAAATTTACAACTGAGGAATCCTATCGCAAACTTGTGGAGGAATTGCAAATATCTAGTGGTGAACTTTTCCATCCCACGAGATTAGCTATTTCGGGGAGAACTTTTGGACCAGGACTATTTGACATAATGGAACTTTTGGGAAAAGAAACAACTATAGAGAGAATTGAAAAAGCCATAGATTTTATTGAAAAGATGAAGAAATAA
- a CDS encoding DUF362 domain-containing protein, with protein sequence MAHYITDECISCGACAAECPVDAIHEGDGKYEIDPDTCIDCGACEAVCPTGAIKAE encoded by the coding sequence ATGGCACATTATATCACTGATGAATGTATAAGCTGCGGAGCTTGTGCGGCTGAATGCCCGGTAGATGCTATCCATGAAGGGGATGGAAAATACGAGATTGACCCTGATACTTGTATTGACTGTGGTGCTTGTGAAGCTGTGTGCCCAACAGGTGCTATAAAAGCTGAATAA
- the ilvE gene encoding branched-chain-amino-acid transaminase: MGLVYVNGEFVDSEKASVSVFDHGYLYGDGIFEGIRAYDGVIFKLDEHLRRLYSMAKALLLDIPMTIEEMKEKVVETVRVNNLRDAYIRLVVSRGKGDLGLDPYKCPKPTVVIIADKITLYPESMYQNGLKIITSTYRRNSIQALDPQIKSLNYLNNILAKIEAVKAGYPEALILNQEGYVAECTGDNIFIVSNGTLYAPPSAVGALGGITRATVIDIAKQLRIPFEEKYFSLFNVYTADECFLTGTAAEAIPVVEVDHRSIGDGKPGPITKKIIEEFRKLTTVLGTKVYE, translated from the coding sequence ATGGGGTTAGTATATGTAAATGGAGAATTTGTAGACAGTGAAAAAGCTTCAGTCTCGGTTTTTGACCATGGCTATCTTTATGGGGATGGCATTTTTGAGGGCATAAGGGCTTATGATGGAGTTATATTCAAACTTGATGAGCACTTAAGAAGGCTTTATAGTATGGCAAAAGCACTTCTTCTCGACATTCCTATGACGATAGAGGAGATGAAAGAAAAAGTTGTTGAAACGGTAAGAGTTAATAATCTAAGAGATGCTTATATAAGGCTTGTAGTATCGAGAGGAAAAGGTGATTTAGGCCTTGACCCATATAAATGTCCCAAACCTACAGTCGTAATAATAGCTGATAAGATTACTTTATATCCTGAATCTATGTATCAAAACGGCTTAAAAATTATCACCTCTACTTATAGGAGAAATTCTATTCAGGCTTTAGATCCCCAGATAAAGTCATTAAATTATTTAAACAACATACTTGCAAAAATTGAAGCAGTAAAAGCAGGATATCCTGAAGCTCTTATATTAAACCAAGAAGGATATGTGGCTGAATGTACCGGTGACAATATTTTTATAGTTTCAAATGGTACTTTATATGCTCCTCCTTCCGCAGTAGGAGCATTAGGAGGAATTACAAGAGCTACGGTTATTGATATAGCAAAGCAATTAAGGATCCCTTTTGAAGAAAAGTATTTTTCGTTGTTTAATGTCTACACTGCAGATGAATGTTTCTTGACAGGTACAGCTGCTGAAGCAATACCAGTAGTAGAGGTAGATCATAGGTCAATAGGGGATGGGAAACCTGGTCCCATAACGAAAAAGATAATAGAAGAGTTTAGAAAACTCACTACTGTTTTAGGGACAAAAGTTTATGAATAA
- a CDS encoding alanyl-tRNA editing protein: MTEKLFYEDSYITEFDANIIDKRKMNNKWKIVLDKTCFYPESGGQPSDTGIIDGSKVYKVYEENDTVYHVIDKCPEIIKVHCQVDWERRFDHMQQHTGQHLLSAVLEKKYGAHTQSFSIGNNSSHITITKDTFNEEEAFEVEKEVNGLIYKNIPVKTYFADEELLKKLPLRKSPQVNENIRIVEIEGIDYSPCGGTHVRTTGEIGIVKIKNWGKNNKGIRLEFVAGFRALYDYHIKNNYVNALSRLLSEQEENILEHVSKLLEENKEVKKEVNILKENMLLEESRNLITSSELYGGIRIVYKLYENRRAEELKMLAKYIASNDKCIAILGNKRGETGDLVVSRSGDVDIVVNGFFKEVLRVFDGKGGGNAYICQGGGSPDRLELAMDKALSIVIDEINKM; encoded by the coding sequence ATGACAGAAAAGCTTTTTTATGAGGATAGTTATATTACTGAATTTGATGCTAATATCATAGATAAAAGAAAAATGAATAACAAATGGAAAATAGTGTTAGACAAAACTTGTTTTTATCCTGAAAGTGGAGGTCAACCAAGTGATACCGGCATAATCGACGGTAGTAAAGTTTACAAAGTATATGAGGAAAACGATACTGTATATCATGTTATAGATAAATGTCCTGAGATTATAAAAGTACATTGCCAAGTTGATTGGGAGAGAAGATTTGACCACATGCAGCAGCACACAGGACAACATCTTTTATCAGCTGTTTTGGAGAAAAAATATGGAGCTCATACGCAAAGCTTTTCTATTGGGAATAATTCTTCCCACATAACTATAACAAAAGATACTTTCAACGAAGAAGAGGCTTTTGAAGTAGAAAAAGAAGTAAATGGCTTGATATACAAAAATATACCTGTTAAGACTTATTTTGCAGATGAAGAATTGTTAAAAAAGCTACCTCTTAGAAAGTCTCCACAAGTCAATGAAAATATAAGAATAGTAGAGATAGAAGGGATAGATTATTCTCCTTGTGGGGGCACTCACGTTAGGACTACAGGAGAAATAGGAATTGTGAAAATAAAAAATTGGGGAAAAAACAATAAAGGCATAAGGTTGGAATTTGTAGCTGGATTTAGAGCACTATACGATTATCACATAAAAAATAATTATGTAAATGCTCTTTCTCGCCTTCTTTCCGAACAAGAAGAGAATATTTTAGAACATGTGTCAAAATTACTTGAAGAGAATAAAGAGGTTAAAAAAGAAGTTAATATTTTGAAAGAAAACATGTTGTTAGAAGAGTCAAGGAATCTGATAACAAGTTCAGAGTTATATGGTGGTATACGCATAGTATACAAGCTTTATGAAAATAGAAGGGCAGAAGAGCTAAAAATGTTAGCTAAATACATAGCTTCTAATGACAAATGTATAGCTATACTTGGGAATAAAAGAGGAGAAACAGGAGATTTAGTGGTTTCAAGATCTGGCGATGTGGACATTGTGGTGAATGGATTTTTTAAAGAGGTATTAAGGGTTTTTGACGGAAAAGGTGGAGGAAATGCTTATATTTGCCAAGGTGGAGGCTCCCCAGACAGATTAGAATTAGCAATGGACAAGGCGTTGAGTATTGTTATAGACGAAATAAATAAAATGTAA
- a CDS encoding aspartyl-phosphate phosphatase Spo0E family protein, translated as MKSNEALEIQISVLRKELDNLVTKEEIDYEKVLDISRKLDDLIVSYIITKKDRYSAVGNYI; from the coding sequence ATGAAAAGTAATGAAGCCTTAGAAATACAGATAAGTGTTTTGCGGAAAGAACTGGATAACCTTGTTACTAAAGAAGAGATTGACTATGAAAAAGTGCTTGATATAAGTCGTAAACTAGATGATTTGATTGTTTCATATATAATTACCAAAAAAGATAGGTATTCCGCAGTGGGAAACTATATCTAA